A DNA window from Ctenopharyngodon idella isolate HZGC_01 chromosome 8, HZGC01, whole genome shotgun sequence contains the following coding sequences:
- the npy8br gene encoding neuropeptide Y receptor Y8b — protein sequence MERSHLNNSSGSWLLEDPVCPTSLSSTTFLIVAYSTMLAVGLVGNTCLVLVITRQKEMRNVTNIFIVNLSCSDILVCLVCLPVTIIYTLMDRWILGEALCKVTPFVQCMSVTVSIFSMVLIALERHQLIIHPTGWKPVVRHSYLAVAVIWIVACFISLPFLSFNILTNSPFHNLSLPFNPFSDHFICIEQWPSEGNRLTYTTTLLLCQYCLPLALILVCYFRIFLRLSRRKDMVERARGGRQKKAKGSKRVNAMLASIVAAFALCWLPLNVFNTIFDWNHEAIPVCQHDAIFSACHLTAMASTCVNPVIYGFLNNNFQKELKSLLSRCRCWGPPESYESFPLSTVSTGITKGSILSNGSTSTYQPHKKNSLEQKETI from the coding sequence ATGGAGCGGTCTCATCTGAACAACAGCTCTGGGTCTTGGTTATTAGAGGATCCCGTCTGTCCAACCTCTCTCAGCAGCACCACCTTCCTTATTGTAGCATACAGCACCATGTTAGCGGTGGGCCTGGTGGGCAACACTTGCCTGGTCTTAGTCATCACGCGACAGAAAGAGATGCGCAACGTGACCAACATCTTCATCGTCAACCTCTCATGCTCCGATATCCTTGTTTGCCTGGTGTGTTTGCCGGTCACCATTATCTACACCCTAATGGATCGATGGATTTTGGGCGAAGCTTTGTGTAAGGTGACGCCATTCGTCCAGTGTATGTCCGTCACAGTTTCGATTTTCTCCATGGTTCTCATCGCCTTGGAAAGACACCAGCTTATCATCCATCCCACCGGTTGGAAGCCAGTCGTCAGACACTCCTACCTGGCTGTAGCGGTTATCTGGATCGTAGCGTGTTTTATCTCCCTTCCGTTCCTTTCCTTCAACATCCTCACAAACTCGCCCTTCCACAACCTCAGTCTTCCCTTCAACCCCTTCAGCGATCACTTCATCTGCATAGAGCAGTGGCCGTCTGAGGGCAACCGGCTCACTTACACCACAACGCTGCTGCTGTGCCAGTACTGCTTACCGTTGGCGCTCATTCTAGTCTGCTATTTCCGCATATTCCTGCGTCTCAGCCGACGTAAAGACATGGTCGAAAGGGCTCGAGGTGGACGGCAGAAAAAGGCCAAAGGCTCAAAGCGAGTCAACGCCATGCTAGCCTCAATTGTAGCAGCTTTCGCCCTGTGTTGGCTCCCGCTGAATGTCTTCAACACGATTTTTGACTGGAACCACGAGGCCATTCCCGTATGCCAGCATGATGCTATTTTCTCAGCTTGTCACCTCACGGCCATGGCGTCGACATGTGTCAATCCAGTGATCTATGGATTCCTGAACAATAACTTCCAGAAGGAGCTGAAATCACTGCTTTCCAGATGCCGCTGCTGGGGGCCACCCGAGAGTTACGAGAGTTTCCCTTTGTCCACGGTCAGTACGGGCATTACTAAAGGCTCCATCCTGAGCAATGGCTCCACTAGCACTTACCAACCGCACAAGAAAAACAGTTTGGAACAGAAAGAGACCATTTAA